One Cupriavidus necator genomic region harbors:
- a CDS encoding tripartite tricarboxylate transporter substrate binding protein, producing MKSLLQRLFPRPLTTPDARTGAAALMLVLAAASAPAHAAWPDHPIRWIVPFPAGGAMDNIARTLGEDMSRTLGQAIVVENRPGAGGNIGAELVARAPADGYTMIIVANGMAVNPALYGKLGYDPVKDFAPVSLLAVVPNVLVASKAKTPVKTVAEVVANAKARPGKYTYASAGNGTSIHLAGELFTSMAGVDLLHVPYKGSGPAMTDLLGGQVDYMFDSITSAKPHIDSGKLTAIAVTTTKRSTALPNVPTVAESGLAGYELSPWFAAFVPARTPSAAIEKLNQAMLDALRNPAVQKRLAAIGAEPIGSTPAALRDHLARETAKWGELIRARGIRAD from the coding sequence ATGAAATCCCTGCTGCAGCGGCTGTTCCCGCGGCCATTGACCACACCTGACGCCCGCACCGGCGCCGCCGCGCTGATGCTCGTCCTGGCCGCGGCCAGCGCGCCCGCCCATGCAGCGTGGCCCGACCACCCGATCCGCTGGATCGTGCCGTTTCCGGCCGGCGGCGCGATGGACAATATCGCGCGCACGCTGGGTGAAGATATGTCGCGCACGCTCGGTCAGGCCATCGTGGTGGAGAATCGCCCCGGCGCCGGCGGCAACATCGGCGCGGAGCTGGTTGCGCGCGCGCCGGCCGACGGCTACACCATGATCATCGTGGCTAACGGCATGGCGGTGAATCCCGCCCTGTACGGCAAGCTCGGCTACGACCCGGTGAAAGACTTTGCCCCCGTGTCGCTGCTGGCTGTGGTACCCAATGTACTGGTGGCGAGCAAGGCCAAGACGCCAGTGAAGACGGTTGCGGAGGTGGTGGCCAATGCCAAGGCGCGGCCGGGCAAGTACACCTATGCGTCGGCGGGCAACGGCACCTCGATCCACCTAGCAGGCGAGTTGTTCACTTCCATGGCGGGCGTCGACCTGCTGCACGTTCCCTACAAAGGCAGTGGCCCGGCCATGACCGACCTGCTTGGCGGCCAGGTCGACTACATGTTCGACAGCATCACCTCGGCAAAGCCGCATATCGATTCCGGCAAACTCACCGCCATCGCGGTAACGACCACCAAGCGCTCGACGGCGTTGCCCAATGTGCCTACCGTAGCCGAGTCCGGGTTGGCTGGCTATGAGCTATCGCCGTGGTTCGCCGCCTTTGTTCCGGCACGCACGCCTTCCGCCGCCATTGAGAAGCTGAACCAAGCCATGCTCGATGCGCTACGCAATCCTGCCGTGCAGAAACGGCTGGCGGCGATTGGCGCGGAGCCGATTGGCAGTACCCCGGCAGCACTACGCGACCACCTGGCGCGTGAGACCGCCAAGTGGGGCGAGCTGATCCGGGCGCGCGGGATCCGCGCCGATTGA
- the catC gene encoding muconolactone Delta-isomerase, whose product MLYLVRMDVNLPHDMPAAQADEIKAREKAYAQDLQRQGKWQQLYRVVGEYANYSIFDVESNDKLHTLLAGLPLFPYMKLAVTPLAKHPSSIR is encoded by the coding sequence ATGCTTTATCTGGTACGGATGGACGTCAACCTGCCGCACGACATGCCCGCGGCCCAGGCCGATGAGATAAAGGCGCGCGAGAAGGCCTACGCACAGGACCTGCAGCGCCAGGGCAAGTGGCAGCAGCTCTACCGCGTGGTGGGCGAATACGCCAACTACAGCATCTTCGATGTCGAATCCAACGACAAACTGCACACGCTGCTGGCGGGCCTGCCGCTGTTCCCGTACATGAAGCTTGCGGTCACGCCGCTGGCGAAGCATCCGTCGTCGATACGCTGA
- a CDS encoding muconate/chloromuconate family cycloisomerase — MTHVTVTAVEAILVDLPTIRAHQLAMATMQQQTLVIVRLQCSDGIEGIGEATTIGGLSYGDESPEGIKLTIDTYLAPALVGQDAANVHAAMARLNKVARGNRFAKSALETALLDAQGKRLGVPLITLLGGAVRDTLPALWTLASGDTGRDIAEAEQLLEARRHNTFKLKIGRRAVRDDVAHVAAIKRALGDRARVTVDVNQAWNEAEAATGIAMLEAAGIDLIEQPTPREQRAALARLAARFVVPIMADEAVCGPEDAMELARIGGADVFALKIAKSGGIFGMLRTAAVGDAAGIALYGGTMLEGSVGTIAAAHGFCTLPQLAWGTELFGPLLLKDDIVTARPEYRDFALHLPQGPGLGLALDEDKLAHYRRKQG, encoded by the coding sequence ATGACCCATGTAACGGTTACGGCAGTCGAAGCAATCCTGGTCGACCTACCGACCATCCGGGCGCACCAGCTTGCCATGGCGACCATGCAGCAGCAGACGCTGGTTATCGTGCGGCTGCAGTGCAGCGACGGCATTGAAGGCATCGGCGAGGCCACGACGATCGGTGGTTTGTCCTACGGCGACGAAAGTCCCGAAGGCATCAAACTCACCATCGACACCTACCTGGCCCCCGCGCTGGTCGGCCAGGACGCCGCCAACGTGCATGCGGCCATGGCGCGCCTGAACAAGGTGGCGCGCGGCAACCGCTTCGCCAAGTCCGCCCTTGAAACCGCATTGCTGGATGCGCAGGGCAAGCGCCTCGGCGTGCCGCTGATCACGCTGCTGGGCGGCGCCGTGCGCGACACGCTGCCGGCGTTATGGACCCTGGCCAGCGGCGATACCGGGCGCGATATCGCAGAGGCCGAGCAACTGCTGGAAGCCCGCCGCCACAACACCTTCAAGCTCAAAATCGGCCGCCGTGCCGTGCGCGACGACGTGGCCCACGTGGCCGCGATCAAGCGCGCGCTGGGCGATCGTGCCCGCGTGACCGTTGACGTGAACCAGGCCTGGAACGAGGCCGAGGCCGCCACCGGCATCGCCATGCTGGAAGCCGCCGGCATCGACCTGATCGAACAACCCACGCCGCGCGAACAGCGTGCCGCGCTGGCCCGGCTGGCCGCCCGCTTTGTCGTGCCGATCATGGCCGACGAGGCGGTGTGCGGGCCGGAAGACGCGATGGAGCTGGCACGCATCGGCGGCGCCGACGTGTTTGCCCTGAAGATCGCCAAGTCCGGCGGCATCTTCGGCATGCTGCGCACCGCGGCCGTGGGCGATGCCGCCGGCATCGCGCTTTATGGCGGCACCATGCTGGAAGGCAGCGTGGGCACCATCGCCGCCGCCCACGGCTTCTGCACGCTACCGCAGCTCGCTTGGGGCACGGAACTGTTCGGGCCACTGCTGCTCAAGGACGATATCGTCACGGCGCGGCCAGAGTACCGGGATTTCGCGCTGCACCTGCCGCAGGGGCCGGGCCTTGGACTCGCGCTGGACGAGGACAAGCTGGCGCACTATCGCCGCAAGCAAGGCTGA
- a CDS encoding Mu transposase C-terminal domain-containing protein: protein MDIVQIDHTLADLMLVDDASRRPIGRPWLSIALDVSTRCVVGVYVGMDRPNAATVALLLTRVVLPKDGWLASLDVSVDWPMHGIPQLLHLDNAAEFKSRALRAGCREYGVELMYRPAGRPYFGGHIERLMRTIMERVHSLPGSTGSSPKGRKARPPEKEASLTIREFERWLVLEIAERYHHNAHRGLQGATPFSQWATAGQKTPPRLLPNAAPEPLRFLIQFLPMTYRTVQSDGLTLFYLRYWHPIFAAWRATKQKVITRYHPEDLSRIFVSVDGKHYVEATFADLRRGRVSLWEQRSALRRLRSQGKEYVTEAKVFDAIDEQRRIVSHARSQTLGANRQGEALKELSPQSLGEAPNSVRANTLDKQSEPAVDYNKPPPVFNVEPL from the coding sequence ATGGACATTGTGCAGATTGATCACACGCTGGCCGATTTGATGCTGGTGGATGATGCGAGCCGACGCCCCATTGGCCGGCCATGGCTAAGCATCGCCCTCGATGTTTCGACAAGATGCGTCGTTGGCGTATACGTCGGGATGGACCGCCCCAACGCGGCAACTGTCGCGTTGCTATTGACTCGCGTTGTCTTGCCAAAGGATGGCTGGCTCGCCAGCCTCGATGTTAGCGTTGATTGGCCTATGCACGGCATTCCACAGCTACTTCATCTCGATAATGCGGCGGAATTCAAGAGCAGGGCATTGCGAGCGGGGTGTCGGGAGTACGGCGTCGAACTGATGTACCGACCTGCGGGGAGACCGTACTTCGGGGGCCATATCGAACGTTTGATGAGGACCATCATGGAACGTGTCCACAGTTTGCCAGGGTCGACTGGCTCGTCACCCAAGGGCCGCAAGGCCAGACCGCCGGAGAAGGAAGCCTCCTTGACGATCCGGGAGTTTGAGCGGTGGCTAGTTCTCGAGATTGCCGAACGCTATCACCACAACGCTCACCGCGGGCTGCAGGGCGCCACTCCGTTTTCGCAGTGGGCGACGGCGGGCCAAAAGACGCCTCCACGCTTACTCCCCAATGCGGCGCCTGAACCATTGCGCTTTCTAATCCAGTTCTTGCCGATGACTTATCGGACCGTGCAGTCAGATGGGCTGACGCTGTTCTACCTGCGGTACTGGCATCCAATATTTGCCGCCTGGCGGGCGACCAAGCAGAAAGTCATTACAAGATACCACCCTGAGGATCTCTCCAGAATCTTTGTCAGTGTCGACGGAAAGCACTACGTTGAAGCGACATTTGCGGACTTGCGTCGTGGCCGAGTGTCATTGTGGGAGCAGCGCAGTGCGTTACGGCGCTTACGATCCCAAGGCAAAGAGTATGTCACAGAAGCGAAGGTATTTGACGCGATTGATGAGCAACGTCGGATTGTCTCCCACGCTAGATCGCAAACGTTAGGAGCAAATCGTCAAGGCGAAGCTCTGAAGGAACTGTCGCCACAGAGCCTTGGCGAGGCGCCAAACTCGGTACGTGCAAACACGTTGGACAAGCAATCTGAGCCGGCAGTGGATTACAACAAGCCGCCCCCAGTGTTCAATGTCGAGCCGCTGTAA
- a CDS encoding TniB family NTP-binding protein, with protein MRPLLTHLLPAARELAMCDDGVRIKGLARSHWIDYPRATQALEILERLLQTPQRERMPCLLLHGDSNIGKTQIVSKFQRRHPPEYDEGKGVELRSIVAMQMPPTPEQPRFYSSLLFELGAPFNAAARLSALENLSRALLRKVSARMLIVDEVHHLLAGNYREQRASLNLLKFLANDLKIAVVLVGTQDAVLALQTDPQMVSRFARFEVPRWQETEAFRSLLAAFEMILPLRRPSNLARREIVHAILTASGGLTGEVSRVLTVSAELAIRDGKEAIDLGHIENAARTLLS; from the coding sequence ATGCGCCCGCTGCTAACACATCTGCTCCCGGCCGCGAGAGAGCTGGCTATGTGCGACGATGGTGTCAGAATTAAAGGCTTGGCACGTAGCCATTGGATAGATTACCCGCGCGCAACCCAAGCACTGGAGATTCTCGAGCGTCTCCTCCAAACACCTCAGCGGGAGCGTATGCCGTGTCTGTTGCTGCACGGAGATTCCAACATCGGTAAGACGCAGATTGTCTCCAAGTTCCAGCGTCGTCATCCACCCGAGTACGACGAAGGGAAGGGCGTCGAGTTGCGAAGTATTGTTGCCATGCAGATGCCACCGACACCGGAGCAGCCGAGGTTCTATTCTTCGTTGCTCTTCGAACTGGGTGCTCCCTTCAACGCGGCGGCAAGGCTATCTGCGCTTGAGAACCTGAGTCGTGCCTTGCTTCGAAAAGTCTCGGCGCGTATGCTGATCGTTGACGAGGTTCATCACTTGTTGGCAGGCAACTATCGGGAGCAGCGTGCATCCCTGAATTTGCTCAAGTTCCTCGCCAATGACTTGAAAATCGCGGTTGTCCTCGTTGGCACTCAAGACGCCGTCTTGGCGCTCCAAACGGATCCTCAGATGGTCAGTCGATTCGCCCGTTTCGAGGTGCCGAGATGGCAGGAGACGGAGGCATTTCGTTCTCTTCTCGCAGCCTTCGAGATGATTTTGCCGCTTCGACGTCCGTCGAATCTCGCACGGCGAGAGATCGTACATGCCATTCTGACTGCAAGTGGAGGGCTAACCGGGGAAGTGTCGCGTGTCTTGACTGTTTCCGCAGAACTCGCGATCCGGGATGGGAAGGAGGCCATCGACCTGGGTCACATAGAGAATGCAGCGCGAACCCTGCTCTCCTGA
- a CDS encoding TniQ family protein: MQREPCSPEGVRPWPVAPRPFDDEAFGGWLGRLAARYQISVDQLWQIGDLGAFPALTNSGWLLFPPMDEQALCRLAMLTHIGMPRLEALQTPMAWVSDRDQLPYCFDCLVLNPVDVFSPRWKRDWLDPHTAVCQVPGHRLNSLPPCTLRICRNLTAVLRAISKRQRKG; encoded by the coding sequence ATGCAGCGCGAACCCTGCTCTCCTGAGGGTGTCAGGCCTTGGCCCGTTGCTCCGCGTCCATTCGATGACGAAGCGTTTGGCGGTTGGCTCGGTCGCCTGGCCGCAAGGTATCAGATCAGTGTTGACCAGTTGTGGCAGATTGGCGACCTTGGTGCGTTTCCGGCGTTGACCAATTCTGGCTGGCTGCTATTTCCCCCGATGGATGAGCAGGCACTGTGCCGCCTTGCGATGCTGACTCATATTGGTATGCCAAGGCTCGAGGCACTTCAAACACCTATGGCGTGGGTGTCAGACCGAGATCAGCTCCCATACTGCTTCGACTGCCTGGTTCTGAATCCCGTCGACGTTTTCTCGCCTCGCTGGAAGCGGGATTGGCTGGATCCGCACACGGCTGTCTGCCAAGTCCCTGGCCATAGGCTGAATTCGCTCCCACCATGCACGCTACGCATCTGCCGCAACCTCACTGCGGTGCTCCGTGCGATCAGCAAGCGTCAGCGCAAGGGGTAG
- a CDS encoding IS110-like element IS884 family transposase codes for MNSMAVGVDIAKTVFQVHYIDQATGEIVNKQIKRAKFLEHFANRAPCLIGMEACGGAHHWARQLTKMGHQVRLMPAEFVKAFNIRNKNDAADARAIWLAVQQPSKAVAVKTEMQQAMLALHRMREQLVKFRTMQINALRGLLTEYGEVMGKGRTALDKAIPEVLARVAERLPAALVETLREQWSGLTKLDEQIAGIERRMRDWVKEDKAVKAISEIPGVGLLTATATVAMMGDAKTFRSGREFAAWAGLVPKQTGSGGKVNLHGISKRGDTYLRTLLIHGARSVVTRAKDPGPWVEQMTKRRPLNVVVVALANKMARMIWAILAHDRPYQKDYISVKPA; via the coding sequence ATGAATTCTATGGCCGTGGGTGTGGATATCGCGAAGACGGTGTTTCAGGTGCACTACATCGACCAGGCAACGGGCGAGATCGTGAACAAGCAGATCAAGCGAGCCAAGTTCCTCGAGCACTTTGCGAACCGTGCTCCCTGCCTAATCGGAATGGAGGCGTGCGGCGGTGCACACCATTGGGCGAGGCAGCTGACGAAGATGGGTCACCAGGTGAGGCTGATGCCAGCAGAGTTCGTGAAGGCGTTCAACATCCGCAATAAGAATGATGCAGCGGATGCCCGGGCGATCTGGCTGGCGGTCCAGCAGCCCAGCAAGGCGGTTGCGGTGAAGACCGAGATGCAGCAGGCAATGCTGGCCCTGCACCGTATGCGTGAGCAACTGGTGAAGTTCCGCACCATGCAGATCAACGCATTGCGCGGTCTGCTAACGGAGTACGGCGAAGTGATGGGCAAAGGCCGGACAGCCTTGGATAAGGCGATACCGGAAGTGCTCGCCCGGGTTGCCGAGCGCTTGCCGGCGGCGCTGGTCGAGACATTGCGCGAGCAGTGGAGTGGCCTCACGAAGCTGGACGAACAGATAGCCGGCATTGAGCGGCGAATGCGCGACTGGGTCAAAGAGGACAAGGCTGTGAAGGCGATCAGCGAGATCCCTGGCGTGGGACTGCTGACGGCGACAGCAACGGTCGCGATGATGGGCGATGCGAAAACATTCCGGTCAGGGCGGGAGTTTGCCGCGTGGGCAGGCCTGGTGCCGAAGCAAACCGGATCGGGCGGAAAGGTGAATCTGCACGGGATCAGCAAAAGAGGCGATACGTATCTGCGTACGCTCTTGATCCACGGTGCGCGCAGCGTCGTGACGCGTGCTAAGGATCCCGGTCCCTGGGTGGAGCAAATGACAAAGCGGCGGCCTTTGAATGTCGTGGTCGTTGCGCTGGCCAACAAGATGGCGCGCATGATATGGGCGATTCTGGCCCATGACCGGCCGTACCAGAAGGATTACATCAGCGTGAAGCCGGCTTGA
- a CDS encoding NAD(P)/FAD-dependent oxidoreductase, whose product MKVISSPHELLHQFRGRRDSVPADSQHQIVIVGGGAGGLELATALGNKLGKRGLAAVTLIDKTRSHIWKPKLHEIAAGSMDMNVHEVEFLAQSHWHHFTYRVGEMIGLDRERQEVEVAAFIDDEGHQVTPQRRFRYDTLVIAVGSQSNDFGTPGVSENALKLESPADARRFNQRLVNACIRAHAQPAPLEPHQLQVAIIGAGATDVELAAELHRTTRALVAYGLDRIDPEKDIRLNLIEAADRVLPALPARLSAATEVLLRKLGVELHTSSRVAEVLPQGVQLADGRIIAAELVVWAAGVKAPEHLKELAGLETNRINQLVVRQTLQTTLDDNIFALGDCAACPWPEKNSIVPPRAQAAHQQASHIVGQVLRRLRGKPLRQYRYRDFGSLVSLGEYSTVGNMMGGLSGGNLMIEGSFARLMYLSLYKMHELALHGFPKVALDTLARLITRRTEPHVKLH is encoded by the coding sequence ATGAAAGTCATTTCCTCCCCCCACGAGTTGCTGCACCAGTTCCGCGGACGACGCGACTCCGTTCCTGCGGATTCGCAACATCAGATCGTTATCGTCGGCGGCGGTGCAGGCGGCTTGGAACTGGCGACTGCGCTCGGCAACAAGCTCGGCAAGCGCGGCCTTGCCGCGGTCACGCTGATCGACAAGACGCGTTCGCATATCTGGAAGCCCAAGCTCCACGAGATCGCTGCCGGCAGCATGGACATGAACGTGCACGAGGTCGAATTCTTGGCCCAGTCGCACTGGCACCATTTCACTTACCGTGTCGGCGAGATGATCGGCCTCGACCGGGAGCGACAGGAAGTGGAAGTCGCCGCCTTCATCGATGACGAAGGCCATCAGGTGACCCCCCAACGACGCTTCCGTTATGACACGCTGGTGATTGCGGTCGGCAGCCAGAGCAATGACTTCGGCACGCCGGGGGTCAGTGAGAACGCGCTCAAGCTCGAATCCCCGGCCGACGCGAGACGCTTCAACCAGCGGCTAGTCAACGCATGTATCCGAGCGCATGCCCAGCCCGCTCCGCTGGAGCCTCACCAGCTGCAGGTCGCCATCATCGGCGCCGGCGCCACTGACGTAGAACTGGCCGCCGAACTGCACCGCACCACCCGCGCTCTGGTCGCATATGGACTCGACCGCATCGATCCGGAGAAGGATATCCGGCTTAATCTAATCGAGGCCGCCGACCGGGTATTGCCAGCCCTGCCGGCACGCCTGTCGGCAGCGACCGAAGTGCTGCTGAGAAAGCTCGGCGTCGAGCTGCATACTTCGTCGAGGGTTGCGGAGGTACTGCCGCAGGGCGTGCAGTTGGCTGATGGTCGCATCATCGCCGCCGAATTGGTGGTATGGGCCGCCGGCGTCAAAGCGCCAGAACACTTGAAGGAGCTGGCCGGCCTCGAGACCAATCGCATCAACCAACTGGTGGTCCGTCAGACGTTACAGACCACGCTCGACGACAACATCTTCGCACTGGGCGATTGTGCCGCCTGTCCGTGGCCCGAAAAGAACAGCATTGTTCCGCCGCGTGCGCAGGCCGCTCATCAGCAGGCTTCGCATATCGTTGGCCAGGTCCTGCGGCGTCTGCGCGGCAAGCCGTTGCGCCAGTACCGTTACCGCGACTTCGGTTCGCTGGTTTCTCTCGGCGAATACAGTACAGTGGGCAATATGATGGGCGGTCTGAGCGGTGGCAATCTGATGATAGAAGGCAGCTTCGCACGGCTGATGTATCTGTCGCTCTACAAGATGCATGAACTCGCACTGCATGGCTTTCCGAAAGTGGCGTTGGACACGCTGGCACGTTTGATCACGCGCCGTACCGAGCCACACGTGAAGCTGCACTGA
- a CDS encoding IS630-like element IS885 family transposase: protein MKCKRNSDGRAIDHHALQVMRQQAIKAVREGQTAQSVAAALGVNVRSVFRWLADYASGGQRALLAKPIPGRPSKVSGDEMRWLAQAVRDNTPQQYKFEFGLWTLSLIRALIHRQFGKELSLSAVSRVMKLLGFSAQKPLYQAWQQDAMLVRRWEAEIYPAIRAEAREVGARIYFADESGIRSDYHTGTTWAPRGQTPVVEATGRRFSLNMISAVSPQGEFRFMLHDGAVTGTVFCEFLQRLMVGADKPVFVVVDGHPIHKAKLVKAYIASLKGQLKLFYLPPYSPHLNPDEQVWAHVKRQVSKRLVQDKNDMKKLALGALRRIQKLPSLVKSFFCQPECKYAAM from the coding sequence ATGAAATGCAAACGGAACTCGGACGGTCGAGCGATCGATCATCATGCCCTTCAGGTGATGCGCCAACAGGCGATCAAAGCAGTTCGTGAGGGTCAAACGGCGCAAAGCGTGGCGGCGGCGCTGGGCGTGAATGTGCGAAGCGTCTTCAGGTGGCTTGCCGATTATGCTAGCGGTGGCCAGCGTGCGCTGCTCGCCAAACCGATCCCGGGGCGTCCGTCCAAAGTCAGCGGCGACGAGATGCGCTGGCTTGCCCAAGCGGTGCGAGACAACACACCGCAGCAATACAAGTTCGAGTTTGGGCTGTGGACACTGTCGCTGATCCGTGCACTGATCCATCGGCAGTTTGGCAAGGAGCTGTCGCTCTCGGCGGTGAGCCGGGTCATGAAGTTGCTGGGTTTCAGTGCGCAGAAGCCGCTGTATCAGGCGTGGCAGCAGGATGCCATGCTGGTGCGCCGCTGGGAGGCGGAGATCTATCCTGCGATCCGCGCCGAAGCGCGCGAAGTGGGAGCCAGGATCTACTTCGCCGACGAATCGGGAATCCGCTCCGATTACCACACCGGGACGACCTGGGCGCCGCGCGGCCAGACCCCGGTGGTCGAGGCGACCGGGCGGCGTTTTTCGCTGAACATGATCTCGGCTGTAAGCCCGCAAGGCGAATTCCGCTTCATGCTGCATGACGGTGCGGTAACTGGCACGGTATTTTGCGAGTTCCTCCAGCGGCTGATGGTTGGTGCCGATAAGCCGGTCTTCGTGGTCGTGGACGGGCATCCGATCCACAAGGCCAAGCTGGTCAAGGCGTATATCGCGAGCCTGAAGGGGCAGCTCAAGCTGTTCTACTTACCGCCGTACTCGCCGCACCTGAATCCAGATGAGCAGGTCTGGGCGCACGTGAAACGACAGGTATCGAAGCGACTGGTGCAGGACAAGAACGACATGAAGAAACTGGCGCTCGGCGCTTTGCGTCGCATCCAGAAATTGCCGAGCCTGGTCAAATCGTTCTTTTGCCAGCCCGAATGCAAGTATGCCGCTATGTGA
- the fba gene encoding class II fructose-bisphosphate aldolase (catalyzes the reversible aldol condensation of dihydroxyacetonephosphate and glyceraldehyde 3-phosphate in the Calvin cycle, glycolysis, and/or gluconeogenesis) gives MALISLRQLLDHAGEFGYGVPAFNVNNLEQIHAIMEAAEETDSPVILQASAGARKYAGEAYLRHMVLAAAETHPDIPIVLHQDHGSSPAVCQASIRSGFTSVMMDGSLREDMKTPSDYDYNVDVTRRVCEMAHAVGVSVEGELGCLGSLETGQAGEEDGVGAAGTLSHDMMLTDPAQARDFVARTGVDALAIAIGTSHGAYKFSRKPTGDILAIDRIREIHEQIPDTHLVMHGSSSVPQEWLEIIRQYGGDIKETYGVPVEEILRGIKTGVRKVNIDTDIRLAMTGAIRKSLAEDRSEFDPRKALLAAKKGARSVVKLRFEAFGCAGQASKIKPIAMEQLAQWYR, from the coding sequence ATGGCACTCATATCCTTGCGCCAGTTGCTGGACCACGCGGGAGAGTTCGGCTACGGCGTGCCGGCTTTCAACGTCAACAACCTGGAACAGATTCACGCCATCATGGAAGCGGCCGAGGAAACCGACAGCCCGGTCATCCTCCAGGCCTCCGCCGGTGCCCGCAAGTATGCCGGCGAGGCCTACCTGCGCCATATGGTGCTGGCCGCGGCCGAGACCCATCCGGACATCCCCATCGTGTTGCACCAGGACCACGGCTCCAGCCCGGCCGTGTGCCAGGCCTCGATCCGCTCCGGCTTTACCAGCGTGATGATGGACGGTTCGCTGCGTGAAGACATGAAGACACCGTCCGACTACGACTACAACGTCGACGTCACGCGGCGCGTGTGCGAGATGGCGCATGCAGTCGGCGTCTCGGTGGAGGGTGAACTGGGCTGCCTGGGCTCGCTCGAAACCGGCCAGGCCGGCGAAGAGGACGGCGTGGGCGCGGCGGGCACGCTGTCGCACGACATGATGCTGACCGACCCGGCACAGGCGCGCGACTTCGTCGCCCGCACCGGGGTAGACGCGCTGGCGATTGCCATCGGCACCAGCCACGGCGCCTACAAGTTCTCGCGCAAGCCCACCGGCGACATCCTGGCGATCGACCGCATCCGCGAAATCCACGAGCAGATTCCCGACACGCACCTGGTCATGCACGGCTCCAGCTCGGTGCCGCAGGAGTGGCTGGAAATCATCCGGCAGTACGGCGGCGACATCAAGGAGACCTACGGCGTGCCGGTCGAGGAGATCCTGCGCGGCATCAAGACCGGGGTGCGCAAGGTGAATATCGACACCGATATCCGCCTCGCCATGACCGGGGCTATCCGCAAGTCACTGGCGGAGGATCGCAGCGAGTTCGACCCGCGCAAGGCGCTGCTGGCGGCCAAGAAAGGGGCGAGGAGCGTGGTGAAGCTGCGCTTCGAGGCCTTCGGCTGCGCCGGACAGGCCTCGAAGATCAAACCGATTGCGATGGAGCAGTTAGCGCAGTGGTACCGGTAA